From one Thermithiobacillus tepidarius DSM 3134 genomic stretch:
- a CDS encoding integrase — MARTLLDEVLGIRPDVIEQQLAHAVRDPNGRAYNRTRHLDERKRMMQAWADYLDRLRAGADVVPLHRAG; from the coding sequence ATGGCCCGAACCCTGCTGGATGAGGTGCTGGGGATTCGCCCTGATGTGATCGAGCAGCAGTTGGCCCATGCCGTCCGGGACCCCAATGGCCGGGCCTACAACAGGACTCGGCACCTGGATGAGAGAAAAAGAATGATGCAGGCGTGGGCCGATTACCTGGATCGGCTTCGCGCCGGCGCGGATGTGGTGCCGCTGCATCGGGCTGG